A single Carnobacterium alterfunditum DSM 5972 DNA region contains:
- a CDS encoding SDR family oxidoreductase produces the protein MDLNLAGKTALVMASSQGLGKAVATELVREGTNVMISSRNTEKLRKVQEELNAIGKGKVSFYPADITKKEDIQQLVKETKRVFGSIDILINNAGGPPTGSFEEFSDEDWENSFQLNLLSYIRAIREVLPDLKENGGKIINIASSSIKQPISGLILSNTFRLGVLGLSKTLAEELGPYNILVNTVAPGRIATDRIAMLDEIIAKKQNVSKEEIAKKTQESIPLGRYGTPEEFAKFVVFLVSDVNSYVTGSALMIDGGSVKAI, from the coding sequence GTGGATCTAAATTTGGCAGGTAAAACAGCATTAGTGATGGCTTCAAGTCAAGGATTAGGCAAAGCAGTAGCAACTGAATTGGTAAGAGAAGGAACAAATGTGATGATTTCTAGCCGGAATACTGAGAAATTAAGAAAAGTTCAAGAAGAATTAAACGCAATTGGAAAAGGGAAAGTCTCTTTCTACCCTGCTGATATTACAAAAAAAGAAGATATTCAACAACTCGTAAAAGAAACGAAAAGAGTATTCGGTTCCATCGACATCCTTATCAATAACGCTGGTGGACCACCAACGGGTTCTTTTGAAGAATTTTCAGATGAAGATTGGGAAAATTCTTTTCAACTGAATTTATTGAGTTATATTCGCGCTATTCGTGAAGTTTTACCAGATTTAAAAGAGAACGGTGGAAAAATCATTAATATTGCCTCTTCATCGATCAAACAACCGATTTCAGGGTTGATATTATCGAATACATTTCGTCTTGGTGTTTTGGGTCTTAGCAAAACGTTAGCAGAGGAGTTAGGACCTTACAATATTTTAGTGAATACTGTTGCACCAGGACGAATTGCAACTGATAGGATCGCGATGTTAGATGAAATAATAGCCAAAAAACAGAATGTTTCTAAGGAAGAAATAGCAAAAAAAACACAAGAATCAATTCCACTTGGTCGCTATGGAACGCCAGAGGAATTTGCAAAATTTGTTGTTTTTCTAGTTTCAGATGTAAATTCCTATGTTACAGGATCGGCTTTGATGATTGACGGTGGAAGTGTCAAAGCAATTTAA
- a CDS encoding glycosyltransferase family 2 protein: protein MLLSVIMPVYNTSATLGDAVKSVLQQQYSDFELILINDGSSDSSPEICDLLAKTDERIKVVHQENKGLSAARNQGIKSASGEFYAFIDSDDRFDKEAFLNFYKEKIQHPDMTMYVMNFDKVYGGISVPKKRSKDKIIIEPKELIKLIFSFSGVAFYTWNKIYHHSLFHEVSFPEGKIFEDIVTTYKLAKISSKTIVTTTVGYHYIRRSNTIVSSTFSPKYYDILTETEQLYALIKKDFPELKHEGLQKLIESINSVGYKLSQAPESIDTEVFGERLQQDIQRYQEEIDSDKKIPLYFKIGLKLLQSDISSYKDYYKTNLKKFIMGKQSKTEDKSL from the coding sequence ATGTTGCTAAGTGTCATTATGCCTGTATATAATACAAGCGCAACTTTAGGAGATGCAGTTAAAAGCGTTTTACAACAACAATATAGCGACTTTGAACTCATCTTGATCAATGATGGTTCTTCAGATAGTTCACCGGAAATTTGTGATTTATTAGCAAAAACGGATGAGCGTATTAAAGTTGTCCATCAAGAAAATAAAGGATTATCGGCCGCTAGAAATCAAGGGATAAAATCGGCTTCTGGTGAATTCTATGCGTTTATCGATAGCGATGATCGATTTGATAAAGAGGCTTTTTTGAATTTCTATAAAGAAAAAATTCAACACCCAGATATGACCATGTATGTAATGAATTTTGATAAAGTATACGGTGGTATCAGTGTCCCTAAAAAACGCAGTAAGGATAAAATTATTATTGAGCCGAAAGAACTAATTAAATTGATATTCAGTTTCTCAGGAGTAGCTTTTTATACGTGGAATAAAATCTATCACCATAGTTTATTTCATGAAGTTTCTTTTCCAGAAGGAAAAATTTTTGAAGATATTGTGACGACTTATAAACTTGCTAAAATATCTAGCAAGACAATTGTGACGACTACTGTTGGTTATCATTATATCAGAAGATCAAACACTATTGTCAGTAGCACTTTTTCACCAAAATATTATGATATTCTAACTGAGACTGAACAATTATATGCTTTAATAAAAAAAGATTTTCCTGAATTAAAACATGAAGGCCTGCAAAAGCTGATAGAGAGTATCAATTCTGTGGGCTATAAATTAAGTCAAGCTCCTGAATCTATAGATACCGAAGTTTTTGGAGAGAGACTTCAACAAGATATCCAGCGCTATCAAGAAGAAATCGATAGCGATAAAAAAATACCATTGTATTTTAAAATAGGATTAAAATTACTGCAAAGTGATATCAGTTCTTATAAAGACTATTATAAAACTAACTTAAAAAAATTCATTATGGGAAAACAATCGAAAACGGAAGATAAGTCTTTATAA
- a CDS encoding DUF975 family protein, whose protein sequence is MKNYKTSRELKYDTKKLLKGRWKDAILLNFIPTVILIVITLVFAAFIIALVLYSDTEFGSWVNSSMMSDDGNGNGTSNVGSAMLSTLFTVGISFTFLDCFRNPSMKIHPIKDGLQVFSKKYFLRVLLIYVISTIFITLWSLLFIIPGIIKSYAYSQAYLIYKDRSKQLSNEKISSLDCITESKNLMKGHKWRLFVLDLSFIGWGILSVLSLGIGLIWLLPYQNATKVAFYEDLIKNN, encoded by the coding sequence ATGAAAAACTATAAAACGAGTAGAGAATTAAAATACGATACGAAAAAATTGCTTAAAGGAAGATGGAAAGATGCTATTTTATTAAATTTTATTCCAACAGTAATTCTGATAGTTATTACATTAGTATTTGCAGCGTTCATAATTGCATTAGTTCTTTATTCGGATACTGAATTTGGCAGTTGGGTAAATAGTTCTATGATGTCTGATGATGGAAATGGAAATGGAACAAGTAATGTCGGTAGTGCAATGCTATCAACACTTTTTACAGTAGGTATATCATTTACATTTTTAGATTGTTTCAGAAATCCTAGTATGAAGATCCACCCAATAAAAGATGGACTACAAGTATTTTCTAAAAAGTATTTTCTTAGAGTATTGCTTATCTATGTTATATCCACTATCTTTATCACGTTATGGAGCCTATTATTTATTATTCCAGGAATCATTAAATCATATGCTTATTCACAAGCATATTTAATTTATAAAGATCGTTCTAAGCAATTATCAAATGAAAAAATTTCTTCGCTAGACTGTATTACGGAAAGTAAAAACTTGATGAAGGGTCATAAATGGCGCCTTTTTGTATTGGATCTAAGTTTTATAGGTTGGGGGATATTATCCGTTTTATCTTTAGGTATAGGGTTAATATGGTTACTTCCTTATCAAAATGCAACAAAAGTCGCTTTCTACGAAGATTTGATCAAAAATAATTAA
- a CDS encoding DsbA family protein, whose protein sequence is MVESTKQVELFLFVNPISLASLKMEEEAFKFIDTYKKNAQITIFTYHNIYTLYSYMIKNQLAPESTALWNKLHNDSYHLSLAFIAATIQGKKKGRKFLMNIQRKMLKQKEPLSKSLLLDSAKKANLDIDMFLSDLHSPFVQKLFLSDQKVSKSLGIIGTPSCLLVTTGEEKKTTLIENFVTAEDLYQMI, encoded by the coding sequence ATGGTAGAAAGTACTAAGCAAGTTGAATTGTTCTTATTTGTTAATCCAATCAGTCTTGCTTCATTGAAGATGGAAGAAGAAGCATTTAAGTTTATTGACACCTATAAAAAAAATGCACAAATAACTATTTTTACTTATCACAATATCTATACACTCTATAGTTATATGATAAAAAATCAATTAGCGCCTGAAAGTACCGCTTTATGGAACAAGCTTCATAATGATAGTTACCATCTATCGCTAGCCTTTATTGCAGCTACTATACAGGGTAAAAAGAAGGGTAGAAAATTTTTAATGAACATTCAACGTAAGATGTTGAAGCAAAAAGAACCATTGTCAAAATCGCTATTACTTGATTCGGCAAAAAAGGCAAATTTAGATATTGATATGTTTCTATCAGATCTCCATTCTCCTTTTGTTCAAAAACTTTTTCTATCTGATCAAAAAGTTTCAAAATCTTTAGGAATAATAGGAACACCATCGTGCTTGCTAGTAACAACTGGCGAAGAAAAGAAGACGACGCTGATAGAAAATTTTGTTACCGCAGAAGACTTGTATCAAATGATTTAA